CACAGTATCGTGTCGTAGCTTGAAACAGTGTGGCTGCAAGTGAGATTAACATTGTCTTCAGGTCCTTTTAGTATTGCAGTAGGAGTCTGGTGAACTTTGTCTGTTTGTGACAGCCCTGTGGATGAAAACAGACCATATGAAAGATACAGTATTACTCAGCATATTGACAGCAATATATTTCAGTAGTAAATCTATCTTTCATGAGGGATTTAGTACCTGTCACCCATAGTGGTAGAGTTGCTACATGTATGAGAAGCTTGATCATGTTGATGGTTCTGGAGAGAAGAGTCACATGGACAAGGAGAAAGGGTTTTCAGATAGTCAGAGATGTCATGTCATCTAGTGGGAGTGTCAAATGTAtgccagcatcccaaatggcaccctattccctttctagtgcactactttagaccagagcccataggggggagaggagaataAGTCAACAGAGAAGGGCAGCTGAACTGAGCTGCCGGAGGGGAAGGAAATGACATCACTTTGATGTCAGAACTTGTGTTGATATTCAAGCAGATCCCTTGTTCACCAACAGGTCTCCTGTTCAACTTAAAGGTGTATTGTGGAACATACCGGTATCTACATCATTAAAGGATTTCTCTTTTTATATAGATAGAAATGGAGTAATAGAATTTGACATTGTAACATTGCATAATGTATGTTAATGAGTGGTGACAGTAAACTATAaatactggtatactgtaccaGGACAGATATCACCTTATGCCATCATCCATCTGTGTTTATTCATTGGCACTGAGTCAAAGTCAAACCTCAGATGCAGGTGTTCTGAGCCGTGGTCTAATATTACCATCAGACAGGGTTTTAGTAGAGAGCAGGAGGAAGTCTACATCACTGTGTTGGCTGGCTGCACAGTAATAAACTGCACTGTGTTCAGGTCCTCTCAGACTCACTAGATGAAGATAAGCCTCTTTCCCACCGTCTCCACTCACATTAAAGTGCTTTTCAAATGATTTCTCCATGGTTATTGACTTGGTATATGCATAACCAATGAGTTTCATAGCAGTGTCTCCTGCTGACTGTTTGTACCATAGTATCACGTAGTAGTTAGGGATCGTATGGCTGCAGGTGAGTTGAAcgtctcctccaggaccttctGTTAGTGCCACAGGCCTCTGATGAACCATGCTACTAAACAACTGCcctgtggacagagagagagagaggagaaagggagagagagaaggtgatgaagagagagaaacatagagagagaagATGCGAGAGAAAGGATATTTTATTCAGTTTGATGACATTCGTAGTGTCGTTAGGCTTCTTATCGTAAGTGATGTAATACCTGTCACCCAGAGTGGTAGAGCTGCCAGGTGAATCAGAACTCTGAACATCATGATGAAGAAAAAtatcatgatgatgatgaagatgatgaataTGCTGAGGAAgacgatgatgatgaggatgtgaTATGAGTGTCTCCTGGGTGAAGCTCTGAGGTGAAAGGAgattggctgttgtagtagcaTGTTTCCTTCAGGGTGGAGGATAGTGACAGTGTTAGAAGGAGTGTCAGGAAGCCTGTACTGTAAAGCTTGCTCATaggacctcactgtgaacatgaCTGATTACATGATCATGACAATGTAACCATCAGACATTAGAAGAACTAGAGTTAGAGGTCCCCTACAGTATGTGATGAGACCATCTATTTACATATTATATTACATCCTATTGAAATACTGGGGTTTTTGTGCAGCTGTACTTGTTGTCTGTATCACTGTGTTCACTCACAGCACAGAAGTACATtccactgtctcctgtctccaacTTCTTCACTGTGAAAGATCCACTCTCAGCTATAGCCTTAACAGTTGGATATTTGTCTTTACTGAAGTCTCCATATTCTGGATCGCTATAACTACTTGTGTAAACTACCTGCTTCATTCCCTCTCCTGGAAGCTGTCTGTACCAGTACATCTGGGTGTAGGTAGATCCCTTAGTGTGATTGCAGTTCATCAGAGCATCACTGTCTTTCAGTTCCCAGAGTATGGTGGGTGTCTGAGTGACTTCACTCCCCTCAACAAGACCTGTAAGGACACAGTGAGAATGAAATCAATAGAGTTAGGTACAGTTAGACCTGAATACATCAAGACTCAGGTGTAGTGAACATACGCTTGGAAACATCAATATCAATAACTAGAGAagtccttcattgtaaataataatgttgTTCTtaactttcctggttaaataaatgaaacattATGAAACTACCTGCAGCACAGAGCAGtgagacagtaacagagaagaGACATGTGAACATGTTTGATCACGTTATATGTGAGAGTGCTGGAAAGAGTCTGGTATCAATGTATATAAAACAAGAGGAGTGTCACATAGATGAATAGATGACAATCAGTAGACCAGGTTCCACCATATTCAACATGTCAGTGAAGTGGGAGGGACTGATGATCTGAATACATCATGCTAATTAGTGGTTCAGACTGTAGAGACATTCACATTATTAAAGTTAGAGGTCCCCCTACAGTCCATGATGAGACCATCAGCTCTTTACATATTATATTCTATCCTATAGAGCtcaccagcttgtagtcctaaaacacGGTAATTAGTCAGCATTTTCTACCTCTGGTTTGTTGACCATTGCTATGGGAGAAATGAAGGGGCAAAATAATGGGGTTTTGGGATATAAGGTCTGAAGTTAACACAGGCTttggagatcttatacgttttggtCTGTACAACAACTTCACATTTTTTCCCCTCAAAAATGAataatctttgaaatgcaagacaaATGCCATAGTTTCAGATTGGAGTCTAGCTGTTATTTGGATTTTTGCCACCAGATGGCAgttgtgtgtgtgcaaagtttcagactgatccagtgaagaattacattactgcacaatattttgtatcaagtctgtcAGGAGTTTGACCGAATGTGCCATTTCAATGTgccattgatacattttcaagtacataactatagagatcATAGAACATTTATATGgttacatgatggatcattagcttatacatCTAGATGTCCGGACGGGGTGGGtttggagccagagacagcaatGAAATGGTCCCAATACTGAGCCCTGTGGTACACCTAATATCCAGGAAActagacacaacaccatcagaacGCACACATTATGTCCTGTCTGTCAGATAGCTCTTAAACCATTTGCAAGACTTATTGTCTAGGCCCATTTCAGATAGTTTATGAATGAGTAGGGAATGGTCAATGGCGTTGAATGCCTATGTCTATTTACCCCGAAAGTATATAATGTCACATATTACGTATGGCTAGGATGTGGGGATTGATCTCGGGCCGATTCCGGTGAGAGtaatctggcccaaatgtattacttggggctcgggcatttcattatttttttcccccatattttctcattgtctctgtgatcaaaaaatacatttcaattaaattcTTTAAGAGTCCTGTGTAGTATTTTAGTATGTTGATACGTTGAGGAAGGCAATTGATAAACATTAACAACTTTTTGGAGAGAGCCTCCCtagtggggcagcggtctaagacactgctaTCAGTCTCTAGGTTTACCCCATCATGGTAGATATATCAGAGCAGCTTCACCTGCTGATACCACAGTATGGtgttgtagctggggagagtgtgttCCACCAGCTGATACCACAGTATGGtgttgtagctggggagagtgtgttCCTCCTGCTCATACCACAGTATGGtgttgtagctggggagagtgtgttccacctgctgataccacagtatggtgttgtagctggggagagtgtgtGAACAGGACTGCAGTTTCTCCAGAACTCTGAAATACTGAAGATGGAGACTGAGGAACGCTGGAACAGAGCCGTTCACATGttacagaagaggagagagagaccggtttGTTATAACTACTGTAGTCATTCAGGATACAGTGGGGCCaaaaatattttgtcagccaccaattgtgcaagttcccccacttaaaaagatgagagaggcctgtcattttcctCATAATTtagtctgtaattttttatcatgggtacacttcaactatgacagacaaaatgagaagaaaaaaaaatctagaaaatcacattgtaggattctttaatgaatttatttggaaattatggtggaaaataagtattaaatGTGTATCTGAGTTGTTGGCAGTCAAGCAGGCAGACATTGGTCTGGTGTGACGTAGTACTGTGATAAAGTGATAAAGAGTGGCCCACCTCCCGTCCCGCTcagtgatcacttggctacacagctgatgccttcCGGACTCTTCCCCAACACTGCATGAACTACACTAGTCCACCGGATCCTTGCAGTAAGCTCTGGACCTTTACATCGGATCatcgctgctagctagctgctaccgagtggctatagtggctaacgcccctgTCCTGAAGTTGGcctgaagctagcaccagttagatGTTAGCCAGGCTTATCTCAcggctagcaaacaaaattactACAACCACAATACTTCTTTCGCAAACTGTCCTGGACCCTTTGCCGACACGAAGCCCCGCCGTTCCACCacaactggtctgccgacgtaactccatccgctgtgccccCAACCGGCCTTTGCCAGACGTCGGAGCAGGCGTTTCTACTAGCCTcggcctgctaactttaaacgctgtgtctccAGCTTGCTAGGAAGTAGATGTCGGAGCAGGTGCTTCTACTAGCCCcagactgctaactttaaacgctgtgtctccAGCTTGCTAGGTAGTAGACGTGGGAGCAGGCACTTCTACTAGCCCcagactgctaactttaaacgctgtgtctccAGCTTGCTAGGTAGTAGACGTCGGAGCAGGTGCTTCTACTAGCCCcagactgctaactttaaacgctgtgtctccAGCTTGCTAGGTAGTAGACGTGGGAGCAGGCACTTCTACTAGCCCcagactgctaactttaaacgcaGTGTCTCCAGCTTGCTAGGTAGTAACAACTACACAgtggcttccctgttccatctattgctgttcactggaccctatgatcacctggctacatagctgatgcctgctggactgttcattaaatACCGGTACTCcatttgtttatttgttgtttATCTGTTGCCCCTTGccccgaactcaggccctgtgtgtagttaactgacccttTCTGCACTTTCTGGCTTTTCAACTCCATttgacctgttgttgttgtcgtagCTGATTAGCTGCTTTTGTcttacctgttgttgtcttagctagctctcccaatcaacacctgtgattgctttatgcctcccaatatgtctctctcaaatgtcaaaatgtcttgaAAATTGTCGTTTAGGATAGTTATAATTGGTTTAGTTTACGCAGAGCCCCTATTCCCACTCAGCATGCCTCTGATAcgtcctttgtcccacctcccagcCATTCTCAGGTCTCcaccactcagccatcctcaggtctctactactcagccatcctcaggtctctaccATTCAGCCATCCTCATGTCTAGAACAATAAGACATCCTCATGTCTCCACCACTCAGCCTTCCTCAGGTCTCTACtactcagccatcctcaggtctctaccATTCAGCCATCCTCATGTCTCtaccactcagccatcctcaggtctctaccactcagccatcctcaggtctctaccactcagccatcctcaggtttctaccactcagccatcctcaggtctctaccactcagccatcctcaggtctctaccactcagccatcctcaggtctctaccactcagccatcctcaggtctctaccactcagccatcctcaggtctccaccactcagccatcctcaggtctccaccactcagccatcctcaggtctccaccactcagccatcctcaggtctccaccactcagccatcctcaggtctctactactcagccatcctcaggtctctactACTCAGGAATCCTCAGGTCTCcaccactcagccatcctcaggtctctaccACTCAGCCATCCTAAGGTCTCTACCACTCAGCCTGGCCCAGGCTCCCTAGGTGCCTCCCATACCACATTCCACACATTCCATAGAGCCTTACCACATTCCACCTAGAGCCCTCCAACACCACCGGCCCTGTCTCAGACCCCCTAAGGCCCTCCCATGCCACCGGCACTGCCTCAGGCCCAGTATGGCCCTCCAATACCACCGACCCTGGTCCAGGCACCCatacctaaaccatctaaactagcCACTTATAACAGTATCATTACCATCTGTCTGATATGAAATGGTTCATAGCAAAGTGTTGTTGAAGTGGTTgaagacaggtgcaggtgtatagAGCTGTAGTCAGTATTATATGAGAGGATCAGAGAGGGTTtttgtagaggagagagggtataGTGAAACACTGTGCTTCACTAGCAGCACAGAAATACACTGCACTGTCTTCAGCTTCTGTCACTTTGGGAAAATGTAGATACGCCATTTTATTAGCTGCAGCATCTCCACTGACATCAAAACGCCCTTTAAAGGAATCTTCCACTGTTGGACTGGTGTATCTCACATACCCAATGAGTTTCAGAGCAGTGTTTTGGGCTGACTGTTGGTACCACAGTATCGTGTCGTAGCTTGAAACAGTGTGGCTGCAAGTGAGATTAACTTTGTCTTCAGGTCCTTTTAGTATTGCAGTAGGAGTCTGGTGAACTTTGTCTGTTTGTGACAGCCCTGTGGATGAAAACAGACCATATGAAATATACAGTATTACTCAGCATATTGACAGCAATATATTTCAGTAGTAAATCTATCTTTCATGAGGGATTTAGTACCTGTCACCCATAGTGGTAGAGTTGCTACATGTATGAGAAGCTTGATCATGTTGATGGTTCTGGAGAGAAGAGTCACATGGACAAGGAGAAAGGGTTTTCAGATAGTCAGAGATGTCATGTCATCTAGTGGGAGTGTCAAATGTAtgtcagcatcccaaatggcaccctattccctttctagtgcactactttagaccagagcccataggggggagaggagaataAGTCAACAGAGAAGGGCAGCTGAACTGagctgccggagaggaaggaaatgaCATCACTTTGATGTCAGAACTTGTGTTGATATTCAAGCAGATCCCTTGTTCACCTACAGGTCTCCTGTTCAACTTAAAGGTGTATTGTGGAACATACCGGTATCTACATCATTAAAGGATTTCTCTTTTTATAGAGATAGAAATGGAGTAATAGAATTTGACATTGTAACATTGCATAATGTATGTTAATGGGTGGTGACAGTAAACTGTAaatactggtatactgtaccaGGACAGATATCACCTTATGCCATCATCCATCTGTGTTTATTCATTGGCCCTGAGTCAAAGTCAAACCTCAGATGCAGGTGTTCTGAGCCGTGGTCTAATATTACCATCAGACAGGGTTTTAGTAGAGAGCAGGAGGAAGTCTACATCACTGTGTTGGCTGGCTGCACAGTAATAAACTGCACTGTGTTCAGGTCCTCTCAGACTCACTAGATGAAGATAAGCCTCTTTCCCACCGTCTCCACTCACATTAAAGTGCTTTTCAAATGATTTCTCCATGGTTATTGACTTGGTATATGCATAACCAATGAGTTTCATAGCAGTGTCTCCTGCTGACTGTTTGTACCATAGTATCACGTAGTAGTTAGGGATCGTATGGCTGCAGGTGAGTTGAAcgtctcctccaggaccttctGTTAGTGCCACAGGCCTCTGATGAACCATGCTACTAAACAACTGCcctgtggacagagagagagagaggagaaagggagagagagaaggtgatgaagagagagaaacatagagagagaagatgcgagagaaaatatattttattcagTTTGATGACATTCGTAGTGTCGTTAGGCTTCTTATCGTAAGTGATGTAATACCTGTCACCCAGAGTGGTAGAGCTGCCAGGTGAATCAGAACTCTGAACATCATGATGAAGAAAaatattatgatgatgatgaagatgatgaataTGCTGAGGAAgacgatgatgatgaggatgtgaTATGAGTGTCTCCTGGGTGAAGCTCTGAGGTGAAAGGAgattggctgttgtagtagcaTGTTTCCTTCAGGGTGGTGGATAGTGACAGTGTTAGAAGGAGTGTCAGGAAGCCTGTACTGTAAAGCTTGCTCATaggacctcactgtgaacatgaCTGATTACATGATCATGACAATGAAACCATCAGACATTAGAAGAACTAGAGTTAGAGGTCCCCTACAGTATGTGATGAGACCATCTATTTACATATTATATTACATCCTATTGAAATACTGGGGTTTTTGTGCAGCTGTACTTGTTGTCTGTATCACTGTGTTCACTCACAGCACAGAAGTACATtccactgtctcctgtctccaacTTCTTCACTGTGAAAGATCCACTCTCAGCTATAGCCTTAACAGTTGGATATTTGTCTTTACTGAAGTCTCCATATTCTGGATCGCTATAACTACTTGTGTAAACTACCTGCTTCATTCCCTCTCCTGGAAGCTGTCTGTACCAGTACATCTGGGTGTAGGTAGATCCCTTAGTGTGATTGCAGTTCATCAGAGCATCACTGTCTTTCAGTTTCCAGAGTATGGTGGGTGTCTGAGTGACTTCACTCCCCTCAACAAGACCTGTAAGGACACAGTGAGAATGAAATCAATAGAGTTAGGTACAGTTAGACCTGAATACATCAAGACTCAGGTGTAGTGAACATATGCTTGGAAACATCAATATCAATAACTAGAGAagtccttcattgtaaataataatgttgTTCTtaactttcctggttaaataaatgaaacattATGAAACTACCTGCAGCACAGAGCAGtgagacagtaacagagaagaGACATGTGAACATGTTTGATCACGTTATATGTGAGAGTGCTGGAAAGAGTCTGGTATCAATGTATATAAAACAAGAGGAGTGTCACATAGATGAATAGATGACAATCAGTAGACCAGGTTCCACCATATTCAACATGTCAGTGAAGTGGGAGGGACTGATGATCTGAATACATCATGCTAATTAGTGGTTCAGACTGTAGAGACATTCACATTATTAAAGTTAGAGGTCCCCCTACAGTCCATGATGAGACCATCAGCTCTTTACATATTATATTCTATCCTATAGAGCtcaccagcttgtagtcctaaaacacTGAAATGAGTCAGCATTTTCTACCTCTGGTTTGTTGACCATTGCTATGGGAGAAATGAAGGGGCAAAATAATGGGGTTTTGGGATATAAGGTCTGAAGTTAACACAGGCTttggagatcttatacgttttggtCTGTACAACAACTTCACATTTTTTCCCCTCAAAAATGAataatctttgaaatgcaagacaaATGCCATAGTTTCAGATTGGAGTCTAGCTGTTATTTGGATATTTGCCACCAGATGGCAgttgtgtgtgtgcaaagtttcagactgatccagtgaagaattacattactgcacaatattttgtatcaagtctgtcAGGAGTTTGACCGAATGTGCCATTTCAATGTgccattgatacattttcaagtacataactatagagatcATAGAACATTTATATGgttacatgatggatcattagcttataca
This genomic interval from Oncorhynchus kisutch isolate 150728-3 unplaced genomic scaffold, Okis_V2 scaffold1719, whole genome shotgun sequence contains the following:
- the LOC116367757 gene encoding uncharacterized protein LOC116367757, translating into MFTVRSYEQALQYRLPDTPSNTVTIHHPEGNMLLQQPISFHLRASPRRHSYHILIIIVFLSIFIIFIIIIIFFFIMMFRVLIHLAALPLWVTGQLFSSMVHQRPVALTEGPGGDVQLTCSHTIPNYYVILWYKQSAGDTAMKLIGYAYTKSITMEKSFEKHFNVSGDGGKEAYLHLVSLRGPEHSAVYYCAASQHSDVDFLLLSTKTLSDGNIRPRLRTPASEV